The Pristis pectinata isolate sPriPec2 chromosome 43, sPriPec2.1.pri, whole genome shotgun sequence genome segment caagggccacgacgaggtagatcttcgtcatacaagaggtccgttcaagactcGGTGGGATCGAGGCTGTCCGTAAGCCTGGGTACAATGACAGCGTTTAAAAGACAGGAAcagggatagggaaggtttaaagCAGTACAGGCCGATgttcgacccgaaacgccgactgtccatttccctccgcgtacgctgcctgacccgctgagttcttccagctttttttgcgtcttgctccagattccagcgtctgtggtcTCCGGAGTCTCGGACTCCGGGAGTTGGGTCATTCATTGCCTGGGGAGCTCCTGTACTCCCCGGGATCACCACCCAGTGACTGCTGCTAGCAACTgtatgggggagaggggagatctgCTCTGCAGAGCCACCTGGTGGCCAACACCTGCAACTGCGCTGTGACGTTGACATATGAAAAACTAATTCTGCTCCACAGACCCTCTCAGCGGTCAGTAATGCGTAGATTCTGATAATGAATGAAATACCACGGCTGCTCGTTCCTTGTAGGTCTCGACTGCCCAGGAAATCATTCGGCATTTTGAGGGAGAGGCTGCggacctggtggtgtgtgatGGAGCCCCAGATGGTACGTTTCCAGGCCTCTGACAACAGTGACTGCTCAGTCCTTACTGGGGCGGTTCCCAATGCGCAGAGTGGGTGTGCAGTGAGATTGTAGCAGGACttcatggtgaattggctgtcccatttgtgtgtctctctccctctcccactcacaAAATGCGCTGTCTCTGCccgccctgggagtgtgtgacgggacggtgcggagggagcttcaccctgtgtctgaccccgggagtgtgtgacgggacggtgcggagggagcttcaccctgtgtctgaccccgggagtgtgtgacgggacggtgcggagggagcttcaccctgtgtctgaccccgggagtgtgtgacgggacggtgcggagggagcttcaccctgtgtctgaccccgggagtgtgtgacgggacggtgcggagggagcttcaccctgtgtctgaccccgggagtgtgtgacgggacggtgcggagggagcttcaccctgtgtctgaccccgggagtgtgtgacgggacggtgtggagggagcttcaccctgtgtctgacgggacggtgtggagctGTTGCTGAGCTGCCTGACCTTGAGCATCAACCTCTTTCTGTTGCAGTAACCGGTCTTCACGATATTGACGAATACATTCAGGCTCAGCTCCTCCTTGCCGTGAGTCCGGGTCCTGGCATTTAACAGTTGTTTGTGTGGTGACAGTCCTGATGTGCAAGGATCTTCAGCCAAGTGGATTTGGGATTCTCCACGGATAAACTCGGGAGGGTTTGAAACTGCCCCGGGAAAACAGTGGACTTCTAAATTGGTTTGCAGAAATGCAAAATGTCCTTCTAGACTGGAGGAATAGTGAGCAGTTGTCTTGGTTTATGGAAATAATGAGTAAACCATTTTAGTTAATGAATATATCAGGCAATTATCTTGGATtcatgtcaaagttgagtttattgtcatatgcatgagtccatgtgtgcacaggtgcagtgaaaaatttacctgcagcagcatcacaggcacagagcatcagataagcagcattcacaagaaaaacattaacaaGAAAGAATACGATTAGAACAATAAGTTCATTGTAGTCCAGAGTGGTCCCggttttgctatactgaggcagtgattagggttgtacacgttagttcaagaaccgaatggttgaagggaagtagctgttcctgaacctggtggtgtggggacttcaggcttctgtatctcctgcccgacgggagctgcgagaagacggcactgcccagacggtggggatctttgatggtggacattgccttcttgaggcggcgcctcctgtagataccaccgagggtggggagggacgtgcccgtgatgtattgggctgagtccacgactctctgcagcttctggaaCGAATACGTTCcagcgcattcgaattgccgtcccagaccgcgaCGCAACCGGTCGGGAGACTTTCAGCGGTCCATCAGATTAGGTTAACTGGCAACCATTTCAAGTGGAGGGAGTGGAAAGAGACGATCTTGGGATTAGGGGAACGAAGGTCACTCAATATTAAACTAAATACTAACCTCACTTTGGGCAAATCGTCGTGGTATCCTCAGGTTGGCTTCTCTCTCATCTTTTGCCCTTTCCCCAGGCTTTAAACATCACCACCCACGTGCTGAAGCCCGGAGGGACCTTTGTTGCAAAGGTAAGCATCCTCACTGACCTGCCCGCGGCGCGGTGCTCCTTCCTCGCTGCCTGGagctcctctccacccctcctgcggcgcggcgctccctcctcgccgcccctcccacagctccCACTCCCCATTCCTCACCCTCTGCTttgctccccacccccacccccaacagatcTTCCGGGGGAAGGATGTGACGCTCCTGTACTCTCAGCTCTGCCTCTTCTTCTCCGACGTCACCTGCGCGAAACCTCGGAGCAGCCGGAATTCCAGCATTGGTGAGAGCCGGGATTCCTTCAAGGGTCGCCTGGAGCGTAGCCGCCCCCGCGCAGTGACTGCCACGTGTGGCTCTTTTTGTCCTGCTGGGATATCTGGTACTCCCCCAAGGACccagtgggggtgagggtggggttccAGTAACCCCCgacccgccccccctcccccccccaaaatttGGCCAAGTTTTGCCCCTCCTGGGTGTGGTTTAACTCAGCCTCATTTCCCTGCCTTCTCTCCCATATTCTTCCTTTATCCAGAAATCTATGCACCtcttggggtgtggggggggagcgTTCTGAGTATTCCCATTTCCCGAGCATTCCTGAgcagccccatttgcctgcgtttggcccattatCCCTTTTCTGATCCGTGCACTTGTCCAGATTCCTTTTCGGTGTTggcaatgtacctgcctcacccacctcctctggcagttcgttccgtatacagaccaccctctgggtgaagaagttgcccctcgtgtccctgttaaatctctttcccccctcaccttcaacctgtgccctctagttcttgattccccaaccctggggagaaagactgtgtgcattcccctatctgtgccccttgtgattttatacacctctgtaaggtcacccctcagtctcctacgctccaatggaaaaaagtcccaacctgtccaacctctgtccataactcagtcccttgagtcccggcaacatccttgtaaatctccctctCTTCCCAGCTCAGTGGCGTCTTTCCTacggcagggtgaccaaaactgaacacaatactccaaatgcggcctcaccaacgtgttgtacaactgcaacataacgtcccaactcctgtactcagtgccctgacggatgaaggcgagcatgccaaacgccttcttcaccaccctgtctacctgtgacggaACTTTGATCTCTTGTTTTTCTAAACTCCGGGGAGGAGAGGCATGCTttactccctccccccctcatagGACACCCCCAGGATTCCATCGGGTGACCCTTTGCTGCACTGCCTCTGTGAGTAGTCCGCCCTTGGGTCGAGAGAGCAGACCTGTCCACTGTGCCGTCTCCCAGGGTCCCTGTACAATTGCGGTCAGTATTCCCGGCTCCCGCAGAAAAACTCTCTCGAAATACAGGCTGGCGCACCCACGGCCCTCCTGATCGCTTGCTTGcgctgcatgttggccttcagtataAGGACACCCTAGTCCTGGGGGACATCAACACTACCCTATCTCGCGCCATTTAACAAATCCTCTGTTTTTGCTGTTCTGTCCACCGGAGAGAAGTGTGAGCAGACATCGTTCCACATCAGACGCCACCCGAGAGAAGCAAATGGCCTTCACCGGGCAACTCGATGGGCCTGCTGTACAGCGGCAGGAAGTGGACttccggcccatcgagcctgtgcTACATTGGGAACgggtggggtaggggggagaCTATTCAACTGCGGCAGTTGAGGTCAAAGAGGGTGTAGGGACAAGGGCAACGGAGGGAGCGAGTCTTAATGTGGGGAGGTGGGACCAACGGGGGTGAGGGTCAGCTGAGCTTCGGAGCTTGGAGAGCGGGCTGGGGGGGGGTGTCAGAGGGTACGTAGGGGGGTCAGGAAAGGAGTGGACGGGAGGGGCTTAGGGAAGGGGAGGTTTGAAGGGGGTCGGgaaaggatgggaggggtccaGAGAGGTCTGAGACACAGATAATTTGGAGGTAACACGGACAGGGTGTGGAACATCAGGGTCTAATGtttggactgggggggggggggcgcggtttcTCCCCCCACCGTTGCCAACTCCTGTTTCCGATCTCTCCACAGAAGCGTTTGTGGTGTGCCGTGGTTACTCACCGCCTGAGGGCTACGTGCCGAATATGTCCAACCCGCTCCTGGACCACTGCTACggtagggaggggtggtgaggggaagtgggggagcACCACACCATGGGAGGGGCAACACTCCACTGACAGGCAACAAGGTGGAGGAGACAGTGTACCGCGTGTACGCAGAGTGCGCGAGGTCAACAGCCCTTCTTCGCCTATCTGAGggggggctgctgctcaagttccggctgcacttcagcccaacgctgctgatctacggtcacccggtgCGGCGGGTCGTTCGGGGGACGTCCCGAGGGGTCTTCTCCTGGGCCCGGCCAAACTGGCCGTCCACGGGTCCTGGCAGCTGAGGGTACCGgccggtccgcctgcctgcccgtcttccgggcTCACAACCGCGTGCGGGTGCCCTCGGAGAAGCAGTGCGCGGTGTccgtgggcaccctggttgaggtCCACGCTCGGTGGCCCCCTCgggggatcgtgtgtgtcgtggacagtgagaACGCGATTCttctctggagtgttgtgtgTGCGTTCAGCGGTGTGTTAGCGTTATTGCTGTAGTTACGTAGTTTGCATAGTTTTTCTTctactttctgtattagttgcagAAGTTTGACACTTGATGTCCTTTTGTGGTGCTTTtagaaaataaacatttgtatTATAAGCAAAAAGGGGCGTCACTCCCCTGCATTAAGCACTGGAGGTTGTGGGGATAGTGAGCCCAGGCACAATGCGTTGAAGAACATTATTCAGTCTGtcctttctccctttctttctctctgcagatgtggaCTTCAACCAGCTGGAGGGTCCCAACAGGATCATCGTGCCCTTCCTGGCCTGTGGCGACCTCAGTGCCTACGACTCCGACAAGACCTACCCGCTGCAGGTAGGAGCAGTCAGTGGCTGCCGCCTTCTGGAGTTCACCACTCCCTCGGGTCCCAGGGCAGGGGGGCAAGCAGTGTAACGACAACACTCCCTTCCGGGCGAGGGGtctcgaccgtccatttccctccacggatgctgcccaactgcctgagttcctccatagTTTGCTGTCCTTTGCAAACAAACCACTACCTGGTGCTGTTGTCGTTGTCATCGAGGACTTCTGTTGGATTcttgtgttggtttattattgtcacttgtaccgaggtccagtgaaaagcttgtcttacaaaccgatggtacaggtcaattcatttacacagtgcagttacattgagatagtacagagtgcattgatgtagtacaggtaaaaacaataacataacagagtaaagtgtcacagctacagagaaagtgcagtgcaataaggtgcaaggccacaacaaagtagatcgtgaggtcagagtccgtctcattgtataagggaaccgttcgatagtcttatcacagtggggtagaagctgtccttaagcctggtggtacgtgccctcaggctcctgtatcttctacccgatgggagaggagagaagagagaatgccctgagtgggtggggtctttgattatgccggctgcttcaccaaggcagcgagaggtaaagaccaaggaggggaggctggtgtccgtgacgcactgggctgtgtccacaaatctctgcagtgtaTGAGATCTTGCACTTGGGTGAGAGGAATCCAACAACAGACTGTGATCTAGGCGGGACCCTTTCCCacgttgatgtgcagagggactttggggtccaagtccacagctccctgaaagtggccgctcaagttgatagagtggtaaaggcgATGTATGGCACATAGTGGGCAGGCAGAGGGactaggaattggtttattattgtcacctgtaccgaggtccagtgaaaaacttgtcttgtaaaccgatggtacaggtcaattcattacacagtgcagttacattgagttagtacagagtgcactgatgtagtacaggtaaaaacaataacagtacagagtaaagtgtcacagatacagagaaagtgcagtgctttattaatgtcacttgtaccaagatggggggggggggggggggtgcgcggggGAGTCATCTACTTCACGCAGGGTCTCTGGGATTTTGTTTACCTGGAGGGTGCATCATTGGGAGTAGTTAAGACGGAGGGAGAGAATTTCGAGGGttgtggggaatggaggtgtatCAGCCACCATGGTATTGTACTGCCCTCCGCCCGGTTGGGAAGGGTTCACGGTTTCGCTGGCATCCCCTGAAGTCACCCTCTGTGCTTttcttctccatccccaccccccggCAGCTGGAGCCCGACCAGGAATACGCCTACACTccccccacccagcctcccatCCGACCCCCCTACCAGGAGGCCTGCTACCTCAAGAAGAACAACCTGCTGGCCACCCACCGGGCCCCGGTTCCCGCTCCGTCCGCCGACGCCTCCTCCCCACCTCCGGAATGCACCGCGGCGTTGGAGAGTCTGTGCCTGACGGAGGGAGCCACAGTGGACGGCCAGCCTTGAAGGATTGCCTCGGCGCACACTTGGAAACCAGACCGTGAGGCTaactgtggggagaggggaagggctgTAATCCCACATCCACAGAGAGAGaagcgaggggagggggagaaagaagagTTTGATGGGGGGAAAAACGTTTGCGATGCATAATTTAATGTTTATTAAATACCAAGCAGAGTGGTGAACACCTTCACACGTATTTTTACAATGAGCACAGCATCTCAAAGACGGAGTTTCCTTCCCTTCCCTGGTTCCTGACCTGCCGACCAACAACCTGCTGGTGAAATGGGAGGATCTGGGAGACGGGGGGTTGCAGACGGCGCCCTGGGCCCTCTCAGTGACCGCCGTTCCACAGCAGGCGCCTCTAAGTGTCCGCAAAGTCTTCCGTTAAATTAAAAAGTGCTGCGGAAACGCAACGTGGTGGACGTGATTCATTCCACGTTTCCCCGCCGCTGCTACTCCCCCCAGGAAGTTGGGGGGGGTAATCTTCGCAGCTATTTACCCACGGGCAAAagggcaaggtgggggggggggggcagctccTCCTTTGCTGAGCTGTGAAATCTCATTCTGCCCCCATCTCCCTgctgctccccctctccccgtTGCCACTCAGGGAAAAGGGGAGGTAGATTCCCCcgaggttttggggggggggggggagcagaaggGACACACTCACCCGACCACAGAGAGGTCCGGGAGGGAGAGCACGGTGCGGCAGGGAGACGCAGCTGCTGCAGAGGGCGCAGCGGTCCGCAGCTTGCGGTGGGGGCCTCACCGCTACTTCTGCTCCCGCCTCCAGATGATGACCATGCCCTTGGCGTCGCTGGAGGCCAGCAGACTCTCGTCGCAGTTGAAGCTGACGTCCAGTACGGCGGCGCTGTGGCCCTGCAGCTTGTTGACAATCGCCCGGGTGGCCCGTTCCACGTCAAAGAAGTAGACGCACATGTCCTCGCTGCCGGTGActgggggggaaagagagggggagagagagtcagGGGAACCGCTCGGTGcttctcagtgggtcagacacAGGGGGAAGCTCCCTCTCCGGTTGTCCCCCCCTCTCCCATTTCCCAGCCCAGAGGGGGACGGATGACTTACCAACGCAGGCTCCCTGGCGGAAGCTCATGAGGGGGCAGAAGATGCTCCTGACGGGGTTGGAGCTGTGCTGGATCTCGAAGGTCCGCTTCAGCTGCAGTGTGCCCTCGTTGTCGACCACcctggggggagaggagagtgagaCGCccgcaggaggggagggggacggtCCCCCCAGGTGCCCTCAGACCccacatctccccccaccccacagcctCACCTGTAGAGCAGTAGCTTGTTGATGCAGGCGTTGACTAGCAGGGAGGGGTCCCGTGCCTCGCGACTGATCCAGGAGCGGGCGGAGATGCTGGTGATGGGGCTGCCCTCGTTCACCACCAGCCGCTTGGCTTTGGTCAGCTTgcctgtgtgggggggggggggggggggagtgagagggCAGTCAGAGGGAGGggaccctccacacccacccaacCCTGTCCCCTTCTGACAAAGGCACCCCTCCACTGGCTGCCTGTAACCGCTCCaccacccacacctccccccaccccctcccctcccaccccaatctcctctccatccaccctccctcacacaacccctcctcctctccctcccccacatgccccctcctcccccacacaccccctcctccaATCCTCCTCAACCCTGccagacccccacccccctgccatgCAGAGGACAATCCCAGCCCCCGTACCTGTGGCCATGTCGAAGAGGAAGGAGAAGATGCTGCCGCGGTCGTCGCCTGCCCACAGGATGCGGCCCGGAGCATCGAAGGAGAGGGAGAGCACCCTCCCGGTCAGCTTGCTGGAGCCCCCCTTCACCTTCTTACCTGTCGAGATGTTCATCACATGGACGTTCTGCTTACTGTTGCCTACCTGTGGCTCACAgggcaacgggggggggggggggggggggggggtaaaaggcagagacagagagaagccaCCATCAGTCTGATTCACGGTGTGTCCCACCCCTGTACCCTGAGGTCCCTCAGTACTCCCCACTATTCACGGTGCGTGTCCTACCCCTGTACACCGAGGTTCCTCTGTCCCTCAGTACTCCCCACCACTCACGGTGCATGTCCTACCCCTGTACACCGAGGTTCCTCTGTCCCTCAGTACTCCCCACCACTCACGGTGCATGTCCTACCCCTGTACACCGAGGTTCCTCTGTCCCTCAGTACTCCCCACCACTCACGGTGCATGTCCTACCCCTGTACACCGAGGTTCCTCTGTCCCTCAGTACTCCCCACCACTCACGGTGCATGTCCTACCCCTGTACACCGAGGTTCCTCTGTCCCTCAGTACTCCCCACCACTCACGGTGCATGTCCTACCCCTGTATACCGAGGTTCCTCTGTCCCTCAGTACTCCCCACCACTCACGGTGCATGTCCTACCCCTGTATACCGAGGTTCCTCTGTCCCTCAGTACTCCCCACCACTCACGGTGCATGTCCTACCCCTGTATACCGAGGTTCCTCTGTCCCTCAGTACTCCCCACCACTCACGGTGCATGTCCTACCCCTGTATACCGaggttcctcagtactccctgggGCTCAACAGTTACGGAGGTAAACGTACTGATTAGCTCAGCCTTGATCAAGGTGAATGGCgggccaggcttgaggggtctggtgaGTTCCTCCTGCTGTGACCCACAGGGCTTGGGACCCAGTGCGGGTAGGTAGGGGGTGGGCGCCTGTCATCTCGTGGACGATACTGTCAGCTCCCCTTTGTTGGAGGAGCGCTAACACCGTGGAGGTTGTGGTCCCAGACCCGCGGATTCTCCCCCACACCTACCACTGTCAGGTTGTTGTTCATGGGCTGGAAGGTGCAGCAGAGCAGCTCAGAACCGTCGGGGTCGAGGATCTCGCGGATGCACTTGCCGTCCTCGGTGGCCCAGATGCGCATGGTGGCGTCGAGGGAGGTGGTGACGATGATGTCGTTGGAGAGGGACCAGGCGAAGTCGGTCACCCCGCGGGAATGGCCCTTCAGGGCCCGTAGCACGGCCGGGGGGCTGGGCACCAGCTGGAAGATGGAGACCGTGCCGTCCAGCGAGCAGCAGGCCAGCCGGTTGCGGTCGTCGTTGGCGAACTGCACCTTGGGGACTGTGGGCAGGAGGGGGAGAGATCCATGTACAGTCACAgtgacacaggcccttcagcccatctagtctgtgctgacccaGGTGCCCACCCAACcagtcccagtttcctgtgttcggcccctatccctctccctGCCCCGCCGTGTACCTagccaagtgcttcttcaattctactgttgtacctgcctcgcccacttcctctggcagctcgttccatctactcaccatgTGAAGTTgccgcccctcaggtccctgctgaatctttcccctctcgccctaaatctatgccctccccagtttttgactcccctaccttggggagttaccatctaccttattaTAGAAGCATAAAATCTACAgtgcaattcaggcccttcggcccacaaagctgtgcctaacatgtccctaccttagaaattactaggcttacccatagccctctatttttctcagctccatgtacctatccaaaagtctcttcaaagaccctatcgtatccgcctccaccaccgttgccggcagcccattccccgcactcaccactctctgagtgaaaaacttacccctgacatctcctctgtacctactccccagcaccttaaacctgtgtcctcttgtggccaccatttcagccctgaggaaaagcctctgactatccacccgatcaatgcctctcatcatcttatacgcctctcatcatcttatacacctctatcagatcccccctcatcctccgtcgctccaaggagaaaagaccgagttccctcaacctgttctcataaggcatgctccccaatccaggcagcatccttgtaaatctcctctgcaccctctctatggcttccacatccttcctgtagtgaggtgaccagaactgagcacagtactccaagtggggtctgaccagggtcctatacagctgcaacattacctctttgctcctaaattcaattccccgatcgatgaaggacaatacaccatatgccttcctaaccacagagtcaacccgtgcagctgctttgagtgtcctatggactcgggccccaagatccctctgatcctctacactgccaagatgcccctcatgattttataaacctccataaggtcgcccctcattctcctacgtccaaggaataaagacctaacctggccagcTCACCCCGTAActcatgccctctggtcctggcaacatcatcgtagaatcttctctgcactctttccagtttaaccaggtctttcctgtaacagggagaccaaaactgtacacagtgctccaagtgcggcctcaccaacgacttatacagctgcaacgtaatgtgccaactcctgtactcagtgccctgactgaaggccagcgtgccgaacatCTTtatcaccagcctgtctacctgcga includes the following:
- the wdr13 gene encoding WD repeat-containing protein 13, yielding MAAVWQQVLAVDARYNAYRTSHFPQFRTQYIRRRSQLLRENAKGGFNPLLRHQYLRLRSQLLAQRYGPLSEQSSFRAHSNSVRSSRTTLDRMEDFDDELRAQGSRGHRRSVSRGSYQLQAQMNRVVYEEKSPGSLVPTSAAEASRAMAGDTTLSENYAFAGMYHIFDQHVDEAVPKVQFANDDRNRLACCSLDGTVSIFQLVPSPPAVLRALKGHSRGVTDFAWSLSNDIIVTTSLDATMRIWATEDGKCIREILDPDGSELLCCTFQPMNNNLTVVGNSKQNVHVMNISTGKKVKGGSSKLTGRVLSLSFDAPGRILWAGDDRGSIFSFLFDMATGKLTKAKRLVVNEGSPITSISARSWISREARDPSLLVNACINKLLLYRVVDNEGTLQLKRTFEIQHSSNPVRSIFCPLMSFRQGACVVTGSEDMCVYFFDVERATRAIVNKLQGHSAAVLDVSFNCDESLLASSDAKGMVIIWRREQK
- the ftsj1 gene encoding putative tRNA (cytidine(32)/guanosine(34)-2'-O)-methyltransferase; the protein is MGRSSKDKRDIYYRIAKQEGWRARSAFKLLQLDEEYALFEGVCKAVDLCAAPGSWSQVLSRKLKRKNGDGPDSKIVAVDLQAMAPLPGVIQIQGDITKVSTAQEIIRHFEGEAADLVVCDGAPDVTGLHDIDEYIQAQLLLAALNITTHVLKPGGTFVAKIFRGKDVTLLYSQLCLFFSDVTCAKPRSSRNSSIEAFVVCRGYSPPEGYVPNMSNPLLDHCYDVDFNQLEGPNRIIVPFLACGDLSAYDSDKTYPLQLEPDQEYAYTPPTQPPIRPPYQEACYLKKNNLLATHRAPVPAPSADASSPPPECTAALESLCLTEGATVDGQP